A region from the Helcococcus ovis genome encodes:
- a CDS encoding N-acetylmuramoyl-L-alanine amidase family protein, giving the protein MKIKNKSKVLLVLMAGLVTPFNQGFVNLNRPVYAESLQRISNQESIVIEDNDKNKFIEDVQSEMKSSNFENVNVYILGNASVIYKENLPKDQISSILEDKYKFVKLNGKAIHGMALFIMKKEDRLVKNIDEYNKIMDERLKNISEFKDIVIHTTFPIKDKDFIEVRLNAAGLSMGRGIKHIGINGVNIYTRNLNIDNKFAFDLNINNKEQYLKNINLNLDRIKQNDEAIKKIILEAGSNEEGIDDREKIIRFILQAGKSTVYDREAYYNDDRLLYYSASDLFSVTERHKAMCLGFSTFAARGLNLMGIPAYVIEGRNYNGEAHATTRAFYNKKWHVLDLTASIGSLPSYTRDMFSDDEDLYAVVDSNNKTEYYENKFMHVNKEFEDWIINYNSKDILLLNKDAALRSRIPANDLTWYSKEHVDKLVAEYEEVIKIENEEWFKKHDLASKVLLTPKSYYEKLLKNQKNGKVELDHYKKLVNALNYTKDYFRIECEKLKVHLPEVFKENTKMPYQGNKENIEKGNLNKDFNSENEDKLLKNKWIYKNGDYYYIDNYGKKLKNKWRGNYYLKSDGKMAKSEWIFDKEYDSYYYLLNDGKYAKNKWQGNYYLKNNGKMAKSEWIFDKDYDSYYYLLNDGKYAKNKWQGNYYLKNNGKMAKSEWIFDKDYDSYYYLLNDGKYAKNKWQGNYYLKSDGKMAKSEWIFDKDYDSYYYLLNDGKYAKNKWQGNYYLKSDGKMVKSEWIGKYHVDNFGKWDKTK; this is encoded by the coding sequence ATGAAAATTAAAAATAAGTCTAAAGTGTTATTAGTCCTTATGGCTGGGCTGGTTACACCATTTAACCAAGGATTTGTAAATCTTAATAGGCCTGTATATGCAGAAAGTTTGCAAAGAATTAGTAATCAGGAATCAATTGTGATAGAAGATAATGATAAAAATAAATTTATAGAAGATGTACAAAGTGAGATGAAATCTTCAAATTTTGAAAATGTAAATGTGTATATATTGGGAAATGCCTCAGTTATATATAAAGAAAATTTGCCGAAAGATCAGATTTCAAGCATTTTAGAGGACAAATATAAATTTGTTAAACTAAATGGAAAAGCAATTCACGGCATGGCTTTGTTTATAATGAAAAAAGAAGATAGGCTTGTAAAAAATATAGATGAATATAATAAAATAATGGATGAAAGATTAAAAAATATATCAGAATTTAAAGATATAGTTATACATACAACCTTTCCTATTAAAGATAAAGATTTTATAGAAGTTAGATTAAATGCTGCTGGACTTTCTATGGGAAGGGGTATAAAACACATTGGAATAAACGGTGTTAATATATATACCAGAAATTTGAATATTGATAATAAATTTGCCTTTGATTTAAATATAAATAATAAAGAGCAATATCTTAAAAATATTAATTTGAATTTGGATAGAATAAAGCAAAATGATGAAGCTATAAAGAAGATAATTCTCGAAGCAGGTTCCAATGAAGAGGGTATAGACGATAGAGAAAAAATAATAAGATTTATACTTCAAGCAGGTAAAAGTACTGTTTATGATAGAGAAGCATATTATAATGATGATAGATTATTATATTATTCCGCTTCTGATCTTTTTTCTGTTACAGAAAGACACAAGGCGATGTGTTTAGGATTCTCTACTTTTGCAGCAAGAGGATTGAATTTAATGGGTATACCCGCTTATGTTATAGAAGGTAGAAACTATAATGGAGAAGCTCATGCCACTACAAGAGCTTTTTATAATAAAAAATGGCATGTTCTTGATTTAACAGCTTCAATAGGCTCACTTCCAAGTTATACGAGAGATATGTTTTCTGATGATGAAGACCTATATGCGGTAGTTGATTCTAATAATAAAACGGAATATTATGAAAATAAGTTTATGCATGTAAATAAAGAATTTGAAGATTGGATTATTAATTATAACTCTAAGGACATTTTATTATTAAATAAAGACGCAGCCTTAAGATCAAGGATACCGGCAAATGATTTAACATGGTATAGTAAAGAACATGTAGATAAATTAGTTGCAGAATATGAAGAAGTAATTAAAATCGAAAATGAAGAATGGTTTAAAAAACATGATTTAGCATCGAAGGTATTACTTACACCTAAATCATATTATGAAAAATTATTAAAAAATCAAAAAAACGGTAAAGTTGAATTGGATCATTATAAGAAACTTGTAAATGCCTTAAATTACACAAAAGACTATTTTAGAATTGAATGCGAGAAACTAAAAGTTCATTTGCCTGAAGTATTTAAGGAAAATACTAAAATGCCATATCAAGGAAATAAAGAAAATATAGAAAAGGGTAATTTGAATAAAGATTTTAACTCTGAAAATGAAGATAAATTATTAAAAAACAAGTGGATTTATAAAAATGGAGATTACTATTATATAGATAATTACGGTAAAAAGTTAAAAAATAAATGGCGAGGAAATTATTATTTAAAAAGTGATGGAAAGATGGCGAAATCCGAGTGGATATTTGATAAAGAGTATGATTCTTACTATTATTTATTGAATGACGGAAAATATGCAAAAAATAAATGGCAAGGAAATTATTATTTGAAAAATAATGGAAAAATGGCAAAATCTGAGTGGATATTTGATAAAGATTATGATTCTTACTATTATTTATTGAATGACGGAAAATATGCAAAAAATAAATGGCAAGGAAATTATTATTTGAAAAATAATGGAAAAATGGCAAAATCTGAGTGGATATTTGATAAAGATTATGATTCTTACTATTATTTATTGAATGACGGAAAATATGCAAAAAATAAATGGCAAGGAAATTATTATTTAAAAAGTGATGGAAAGATGGCGAAATCCGAGTGGATATTTGACAAGGATTATGATTCTTACTATTATTTATTGAATGACGGAAAATATGCAAAAAATAAATGGCAAGGAAATTATTATTTAAAAAGTGATGGAAAGATGGTGAAATCCGAGTGGATTGGAAAATATCATGTAGATAATTTTGGAAAGTGGGATAAAACAAAGTAA
- a CDS encoding DUF1622 domain-containing protein, whose amino-acid sequence MEQILHNILSTVAPIIITALELIGIAIIAFGSLAALYNFAKHKFDLRENRTKIILGEALALGLEFKLGSEIIKTVIVRDLNELIILGIIVVLRVVLTFVIHWEVKQANLPHDFKNANPIKKSNHAI is encoded by the coding sequence ATGGAACAAATACTACATAATATTTTATCAACTGTTGCTCCAATTATAATTACAGCTTTAGAACTTATCGGAATCGCCATAATCGCATTTGGAAGTTTGGCGGCTCTTTATAATTTTGCAAAACACAAATTTGATTTAAGAGAAAATAGAACCAAGATAATCTTAGGCGAAGCTTTAGCTCTCGGACTTGAGTTTAAACTGGGTTCAGAAATTATAAAAACCGTCATAGTTAGAGATTTAAATGAATTGATTATATTAGGTATAATTGTAGTTTTAAGAGTTGTACTAACATTTGTAATTCATTGGGAAGTAAAACAAGCAAATCTTCCCCATGATTTTAAAAATGCAAATCCTATAAAAAAGTCTAATCATGCAATATAG
- a CDS encoding PrsW family glutamic-type intramembrane protease → MIRKILLLIISVLSFIRIKEEYLIFDTLIKSNTNLSSFFLAILSFGIYIAPLAIMSYIAAKKYKLKFSYFLISIFFGFFVISHWSGIANIKFHDILSGIIKNKQFMDTWGPSIVPVIVEEGFKLTLALIIIYIFNIKDIFNILLVGIGVGLGYQFSEDYAYILGAMIEGKNIFSEVLSRFSSAFAGHWIFNAFLTTGVGYLIFYKEKRKEYLSYFWIILPFLLHAIWNSPYVEKYPMLIYIIIPISWAFLFKLVKDIINTQKNNYGNI, encoded by the coding sequence ATGATAAGAAAAATTTTATTGTTAATTATAAGTGTTTTGTCTTTTATTCGAATCAAAGAAGAATATTTAATATTTGATACTCTTATAAAATCAAATACTAATTTGTCTAGTTTTTTTCTAGCAATTTTAAGTTTTGGTATTTACATAGCACCACTGGCAATCATGTCATACATAGCTGCAAAAAAATATAAATTAAAATTTAGTTATTTCCTAATAAGTATTTTCTTTGGCTTTTTTGTAATTTCTCACTGGTCCGGAATTGCAAACATAAAATTTCATGATATACTTTCAGGAATAATAAAAAATAAACAGTTTATGGATACATGGGGGCCAAGTATTGTACCTGTAATTGTAGAAGAAGGTTTTAAGCTTACATTAGCATTAATTATAATATACATATTTAATATAAAAGATATATTTAATATTTTACTTGTTGGTATCGGTGTCGGATTAGGCTATCAATTTTCAGAAGACTATGCATATATATTGGGAGCAATGATCGAGGGTAAAAATATTTTTTCAGAAGTACTTTCAAGATTTAGTTCAGCATTTGCCGGTCACTGGATATTTAATGCATTTTTAACTACAGGTGTAGGTTATTTAATTTTTTATAAAGAAAAAAGAAAAGAATATCTATCATATTTTTGGATAATATTGCCATTTTTACTTCACGCAATATGGAACAGCCCTTATGTAGAAAAATATCCAATGTTAATTTATATAATTATTCCAATAAGTTGGGCATTTTTATTTAAGCTTGTAAAAGATATTATAAATACTCAAAAAAACAATTATGGAAATATTTAA
- a CDS encoding S8 family serine peptidase, whose protein sequence is MKKRRILSFLLAFSLLLSSVNLPKIYAQSNKSDAIVKSTEKNTEKNLTEYNDTKQEIDKLKAQREKFNSGDVRVIVELKEDSILDYANKMHKNLADISETKIKENKEKIKDSQNNLINELKKNVDIKDKVLNYDTVMNGVSFKVKGNDISKIEKNSNVKKVYISQEFNRPLLKNAQQIIGANQVWDSVKYKGEGTVVAVIDTGIDYNHSALKLDENAKSQARFKEEDIKKIINEKNLKGSFYSEKIPYGYNYYDNNKNLFDSYGAMHGMHVSGIIGANDTKNNKYGVAPNAQILSLKVFSDDIQYPTTFTDIWLKALDDAIKLKADVINMSLGTAAGFSYVDKKYYPEAEMMKKAKDAGILISVASGNDGTITDGFYGVGIKPLESVYDTSEIANPAVDENSFAVASMENDKKYVYKIQWFDLNNGRNRNLSKEAIINLAVASKDYNREISSDIVDLKKGKDLNDNRIKDKIALVEYPGSEEAKTFNQVLENIAGKSPKAIIMYKTEKQTDYLGGRITLTGKAGNLTVGIIKQETYKDLISTKNQNEAKKLPFNLIIKTQPSEIDNENKGKVSSFSSWGPTPDLRIKPEITAVGGNIYSLAEDEAYKNMSGTSMAAPQVAGASAIVKQYLKTRNDMPNDPDFIKLLLMNTATPISDEKNNYYFVRQQGAGKINLEKAISTQLTVKATGENDKVADGKLELRQIDKKSFNVELEIQNFSNSEKNVTISHSAIYEPISDGSRTQKPEKLNSSNSEKKLSETIPANSTKKVSFVADYSDSNLEENNFLEGFIKVDSDKENLVIPFLGFYGDWSNQRAIDAFAIPEYQKEKEKAQFVVNEKNNINSSAFLTSNGGPLPIIDNTVYLSPNSEYFKDVIARIAPLRNMEEIEFSILDADTKEVLRVLGKTYDVRKLSRLKIKNSFIPMIDSIWDGKIDGKEAQAGKKYLYQIKAKLNNKQYGKTNTQVYQYPIVIDNLKPEMIKYFVIENIHNKDRMKTLKFSAKDNESGIGKVSIMSLKYSNKVENIDKKSGLDLDKLNQAPGKNKKNKENKNNLFSSFTIENIKKLAEGFIGDKNLKTVKYGKNISIEIVDYEKDLNSGENLLKIEDGNKIKIPLEKVSDKPDVDSIIKVYRNGSTAKELHFEVPFYADRTHVKLLVNDYLGNSVESIKETGENSSYNTLNFLNYENHIKPNAKLYIGDKEVNSPIYSSLEKELKVKIVFNDSNKHLDTLKIKQGKNIEEVIREGSVNGKYAENYKIAFDRNKKTIEFTIQSSDLKLDIYTFVKEGKIPEYNSNKKVKLSFENSDLSRFSKIKINNKEITNKDSGVSSDVTAGTVYVEMIFDKSKDQTKKINKVILKQGNEENKLERTSFSFDVESGKLIDKYSISEYSIQLSLNLKSDGEIKFEYGDKYEDIPSVSPNINGHGHRHFDDDTQLINNDNSKKKYPAVFLETQRLLDVISNAKTIEDNHIFIKGFVGYVNSDDSVELVIISKLDNDGNEIGKPAIITKDKLKKDEQILYSNGNKNLYNGSGYRFESAIEVDRFNTNIQVKAVTTKNLESSIVRRVLFDNLTPNLSYQVISRNLESDEVTIKVVSEDNSLKLSLYHNDSLLDKVDKTTLTFDKPGVKIEKEYTFKLKPGQNEIKLFAKDLANYTTQKSIFIFRTFEEENKNQESNIVKSKDLKLKKDDATAQEELLNKELKEMKFNQKKATRFDEITDGDHKDDHDHDHEH, encoded by the coding sequence ATGAAAAAAAGAAGAATATTGTCGTTTTTATTGGCATTTTCTTTGTTACTTTCATCTGTAAATTTGCCAAAAATTTATGCTCAAAGTAATAAAAGTGATGCTATAGTAAAAAGTACAGAAAAAAATACCGAAAAAAATTTAACCGAATATAATGATACAAAACAAGAGATTGATAAGTTAAAGGCACAGAGGGAAAAATTTAATAGCGGTGATGTAAGGGTTATAGTCGAGCTTAAAGAAGATTCAATTTTAGATTATGCTAATAAAATGCATAAAAATCTTGCAGATATTTCTGAAACGAAAATAAAAGAAAATAAGGAGAAGATAAAAGATTCTCAAAATAATTTGATAAATGAGTTGAAAAAAAACGTAGATATTAAAGATAAAGTTTTAAATTACGATACTGTTATGAATGGTGTGTCATTTAAGGTAAAGGGAAATGATATTAGTAAGATTGAAAAAAATTCTAATGTAAAAAAAGTTTACATTTCTCAAGAATTCAATAGACCTTTATTAAAAAATGCACAACAAATAATTGGAGCAAATCAAGTTTGGGATAGTGTTAAATATAAAGGTGAGGGGACTGTAGTTGCTGTAATCGATACGGGTATTGATTACAATCATAGTGCATTAAAACTTGATGAAAATGCTAAGAGTCAAGCAAGATTTAAAGAAGAAGATATAAAAAAAATAATAAATGAAAAAAATTTAAAGGGTAGTTTTTATTCTGAAAAAATTCCTTATGGATATAACTATTATGATAACAACAAAAATTTATTTGATTCCTATGGTGCAATGCACGGAATGCATGTGTCAGGGATAATAGGGGCAAATGATACTAAAAATAACAAATATGGGGTGGCTCCAAATGCTCAAATATTATCATTGAAAGTTTTTTCGGATGATATACAATATCCTACCACCTTTACGGATATATGGTTAAAGGCATTAGATGATGCGATAAAATTGAAAGCTGACGTAATTAATATGAGTTTGGGGACTGCGGCAGGATTTAGCTATGTAGATAAAAAATATTATCCTGAAGCTGAAATGATGAAAAAAGCAAAAGATGCAGGGATTTTAATATCCGTAGCATCCGGAAATGACGGCACTATTACTGACGGATTTTATGGTGTTGGAATTAAACCTTTAGAGTCGGTTTATGATACTTCTGAAATTGCAAACCCTGCTGTTGATGAAAACTCTTTTGCTGTAGCATCTATGGAAAATGACAAAAAATATGTTTATAAGATACAATGGTTTGATTTAAATAACGGAAGAAATAGAAATTTAAGTAAAGAAGCAATAATCAATTTAGCTGTAGCTTCAAAAGATTATAACAGAGAGATATCATCAGATATAGTAGATTTAAAAAAAGGTAAAGATTTAAATGATAATCGAATAAAAGATAAAATAGCACTTGTCGAATATCCCGGTTCGGAAGAGGCTAAAACATTTAACCAAGTTTTAGAAAATATTGCGGGAAAATCCCCAAAAGCAATTATAATGTATAAAACTGAAAAACAAACAGATTATCTGGGTGGAAGGATAACGCTGACAGGGAAAGCGGGAAATCTTACAGTCGGTATTATAAAACAAGAAACTTATAAAGATTTAATTAGCACTAAGAATCAAAATGAGGCTAAAAAACTTCCGTTTAATTTGATAATTAAAACTCAACCTTCAGAAATTGATAATGAAAATAAAGGAAAAGTTTCAAGCTTTTCATCATGGGGGCCAACACCTGATTTAAGGATAAAACCCGAAATTACAGCTGTAGGTGGAAATATCTATTCACTTGCTGAGGATGAAGCATATAAAAATATGAGCGGTACATCAATGGCGGCTCCTCAAGTAGCCGGTGCTTCTGCTATAGTTAAACAATATTTAAAAACCAGAAATGATATGCCGAACGATCCTGATTTTATAAAGCTTTTACTTATGAATACCGCTACTCCTATATCTGACGAAAAAAACAATTATTATTTTGTAAGACAACAGGGAGCCGGTAAAATAAATTTAGAGAAAGCAATTAGTACACAATTAACTGTTAAAGCTACAGGAGAAAATGATAAAGTAGCTGATGGTAAACTTGAATTAAGACAAATTGATAAAAAAAGCTTTAATGTAGAATTGGAAATTCAAAACTTTTCCAATTCTGAAAAAAATGTTACAATTTCACATAGTGCTATTTATGAACCAATATCAGATGGAAGCAGAACACAAAAACCTGAGAAATTAAATAGCAGTAATTCAGAAAAAAAATTAAGTGAAACAATACCTGCAAACAGTACTAAAAAAGTAAGTTTTGTAGCGGATTATAGTGATTCTAATTTAGAAGAAAATAACTTTTTAGAAGGATTTATAAAAGTTGACAGTGATAAAGAAAATTTGGTTATACCATTTTTAGGATTTTATGGAGATTGGTCTAATCAAAGAGCTATAGATGCTTTTGCAATTCCTGAATATCAAAAAGAAAAGGAAAAAGCTCAATTTGTTGTTAACGAGAAAAATAATATCAATTCGTCCGCATTTTTAACATCAAATGGGGGACCATTACCTATAATAGATAATACAGTTTATTTATCTCCAAATAGTGAATATTTTAAGGATGTAATTGCAAGAATAGCTCCTTTAAGAAATATGGAAGAAATAGAATTTTCTATTTTAGACGCTGATACAAAAGAGGTTTTAAGAGTTTTAGGTAAAACCTATGATGTAAGAAAGTTAAGCAGATTAAAAATCAAAAATAGCTTTATCCCTATGATTGATTCTATTTGGGATGGTAAAATAGATGGAAAAGAAGCACAAGCAGGTAAAAAATATTTATATCAAATTAAGGCAAAATTAAATAATAAACAATATGGAAAAACAAACACTCAAGTTTACCAATATCCAATAGTAATCGATAATTTAAAACCGGAAATGATAAAATATTTTGTTATTGAAAATATTCATAACAAAGATAGAATGAAGACATTAAAATTCTCCGCTAAAGACAATGAGTCAGGTATAGGAAAAGTTTCAATTATGTCCCTAAAATACTCTAATAAGGTTGAAAATATAGATAAAAAGAGTGGATTGGATTTAGATAAATTAAATCAAGCACCGGGTAAAAATAAGAAAAATAAAGAAAATAAAAATAATTTATTTTCAAGCTTTACTATTGAAAATATAAAGAAACTAGCAGAAGGGTTTATAGGCGACAAAAATCTAAAAACTGTAAAATACGGTAAAAATATAAGTATAGAAATAGTTGACTATGAAAAAGACTTAAATAGTGGAGAAAACTTATTAAAAATCGAAGATGGAAATAAGATAAAGATACCACTTGAAAAAGTTAGCGATAAACCTGATGTTGACTCTATAATTAAAGTTTATAGAAATGGTTCAACTGCAAAAGAATTGCACTTTGAAGTTCCATTTTATGCCGATAGGACTCATGTTAAATTACTTGTTAATGACTATCTGGGAAATTCAGTAGAATCAATAAAAGAAACCGGAGAAAATAGTAGTTACAATACACTTAACTTTCTAAATTATGAAAATCATATAAAACCAAATGCTAAGTTATATATAGGAGATAAAGAAGTAAATAGCCCTATATACAGCTCTTTAGAAAAAGAATTAAAAGTAAAAATTGTATTTAATGATAGTAACAAACATTTAGATACATTAAAAATTAAACAAGGAAAAAATATTGAAGAGGTTATTAGAGAAGGTAGTGTTAATGGAAAATATGCAGAAAATTATAAAATTGCATTTGATAGAAATAAAAAAACTATCGAATTTACAATACAAAGTAGTGATTTAAAGCTAGATATTTATACATTTGTAAAAGAAGGGAAAATTCCTGAATATAACTCAAATAAAAAAGTAAAATTGAGTTTTGAAAATTCAGATTTATCTAGGTTTAGTAAGATAAAAATCAATAATAAAGAAATTACAAATAAAGACAGTGGAGTTTCTAGTGATGTAACTGCCGGTACAGTTTATGTTGAGATGATATTTGATAAAAGTAAAGATCAAACTAAGAAAATCAATAAGGTTATATTGAAGCAGGGAAATGAAGAAAATAAATTGGAAAGAACAAGTTTTAGTTTTGATGTTGAGAGTGGTAAACTTATAGATAAATACTCTATTTCTGAATATTCTATCCAATTAAGCCTAAATCTTAAATCAGATGGAGAAATTAAATTTGAATACGGAGATAAATATGAAGATATACCATCAGTATCTCCAAATATCAATGGACATGGACATCGTCATTTTGATGATGATACTCAATTGATAAATAATGACAATTCAAAGAAAAAATATCCTGCTGTATTTCTTGAAACTCAAAGATTACTAGATGTGATAAGTAACGCAAAAACTATAGAAGATAATCATATATTCATAAAAGGCTTTGTAGGTTATGTAAATTCTGATGATAGTGTAGAATTAGTTATCATTAGTAAACTTGACAATGATGGAAATGAAATCGGAAAACCTGCAATTATAACTAAGGACAAATTAAAGAAAGATGAACAAATACTATATTCAAACGGTAATAAAAATCTTTATAATGGGTCCGGTTATAGATTTGAATCCGCTATAGAAGTTGACAGATTTAATACTAATATACAAGTAAAAGCTGTAACTACTAAAAATTTAGAATCAAGCATAGTTAGAAGAGTATTATTTGATAATCTTACACCAAACCTTTCATATCAAGTAATTAGTAGAAACCTTGAAAGCGACGAAGTAACTATAAAGGTAGTTTCAGAAGATAATTCATTAAAACTTAGTCTTTATCATAATGACTCTCTACTTGATAAGGTAGATAAAACTACTTTAACCTTTGACAAGCCTGGAGTTAAAATTGAAAAAGAATATACATTTAAATTAAAACCGGGTCAAAACGAAATTAAATTATTTGCCAAAGACTTAGCAAATTATACTACACAAAAATCAATTTTTATTTTCAGAACATTTGAAGAAGAAAATAAAAATCAAGAAAGTAATATTGTTAAATCAAAAGACCTTAAATTAAAAAAAGATGATGCCACTGCTCAGGAAGAACTGCTTAATAAAGAATTAAAAGAAATGAAATTTAATCAAAAGAAAGCAACCAGATTTGATGAAATAACAGATGGCGACCATAAAGATGATCATGACCATGATCACGAACATTAA